A stretch of the Phoenix dactylifera cultivar Barhee BC4 unplaced genomic scaffold, palm_55x_up_171113_PBpolish2nd_filt_p 000184F, whole genome shotgun sequence genome encodes the following:
- the LOC120105057 gene encoding 40S ribosomal protein S3a, which produces MAVGKNKRISKGKKGGKKKAVDPFSKKDWYDIKAPSVFNVRNIGKTLVSRTQGTKIASEGLKHRVFEVSLADLQNDEDQAYRKIRLRAEDVQGKNVLTNFWGMNFTTDKLRSLVRKWQTLIEAHVDVKTTDSYTLRMFCIGFTKRRPNQVKRTCYAQTSQIRQIRRKMREIMVNQATSCDLKDLVQKFIPEVIGKEIEKATTSIYPLQNVFIRKVKILKAPKFDLGKLMEVHGDYKEDVGVKIERPADDVPMEGEPEVVGA; this is translated from the exons ATGGCGGTCGG CAAGAACAAGAGGATCTCCAAGGGAAAGAAGGGGGGCAAGAAGAAGGC TGTTGATCCCTTCTCGAAGAAGGACTGGTACGACATCAAGGCGCCCTCAGTCTTCAACGTGAGGAACATCGGGAAAACCCTAGTCTCAAGGACCCAGGGTACCAAG ATTGCATCTGAGGGTCTGAAGCACAGAGTGTTCGAAGTTTCTTTAGCGGACCTTCAGAATGATGAGGACCAGGCTTACAGAAAGATCCGGCTTCGTGCAGAGGATGTTCAAGGGAAAAATGTCCTCACAAACTTCTGG GGCATGAATTTTACGACTGACAAGCTTAGGTCGTTAGTGCGGAAGTGGCAGACTCTTATTGAGGCTCATGTTGATGTGAAGACCACTGATAGTTACACGTTGCGGATGTTCTGTATTGGCTTTACCAAGAGACGTCCAAATCAGGTCAAGCGCACTTGCTATGCTCAAACTAGCCAGATCCGGCAG ATACGCCGCAAGATGAGAGAGATTATGGTCAACCAAGCCACGTCATGTGATCTGAAAGACCTTGTACAGAAATTTATACCTGAAGTCATTGGGAAGGAGATCGAGAAAGCTACAACGAGCATTTACCCGCTTCAGAATGTGTTCATTCGGAAGGTCAAGATACTGAAGGCCCCAAAATTTGATCTGGGGAAGCTCATGGAG GTTCATGGAGACTACAAGGAGGATGTGGGTGTTAAGATTGAGAGGCCTGCAGATGATGTCCCCATGGAAGGTGAACCAGAAGTTGTTGGGGCCTAA
- the LOC103717782 gene encoding F-box protein At5g07610-like: protein MASTSRRRNRPATKLTEDVVAEILYRLPAKSFFRFQCVSKSWLALTSDPFYQSKLPCTVSGLFYNVRPALPDRSPFLFKRSTSAYIKLSTVCTLEPTLSFLAPPENIRIVDCSNGLILCSTWNPRSLLSTYFVCNPATKKWAALPERFGRLRKLVLAFDPRRSPHYHVIHFKKSRGSTELETYSSKTGKWGECQPLWDNDSVRILRSPGVYHEGIIYKLAYTHNLLMAVYLEREVHRRIELPSSTDHGHMRFSLQNRCIGLSGGYLHYAHKGKTELQIWVLKDLDNNQWILKHRADIKTIVEMNQGEMALHQLSPFSIGYFDISAFHPDGNIVYLQVLRKLFAYNWNNARLEEVCAFGHGRLLGLFVYTPCFSDCFRNDGI, encoded by the coding sequence atggcctcTACTAGTAGAAGAAGGAATCGCCCTGCAACCAAATTAACGGAGGATGTTGTGGCCGAGATCCTCTATCGACTGCCTGCGAAATCCTTCTTCCGATTCCAATGCGTCTCCAAGTCATGGCTCGCCCTCACCTCTGACCCTTTCTATCAGAGCAAGCTCCCATGCACTGTGTCCGGTCTCTTCTACAACGTGAGACCTGCACTCCCCGACCGGTCGCCATTTCTCTTCAAGAGGTCGACCAGCGCATACATCAAACTATCAACCGTTTGCACGCTTGAACCTACGCTCAGCTTCTTGGCACCTCCTGAAAATATTCGGATCGTGGACTGTTCCAATGGTTTGATTCTCTGCAGCACATGGAATCCACGTTCACTTCTCTCTACATACTTTGTCTGCAACCCTGCCACTAAGAAATGGGCTGCTCTCCCTGAACGTTTTGGAAGACTTCGAAAACTAGTGCTGGCTTTCGATCCCCGACGCTCGCCTCACTACCATGTCATTCACTTCAAGAAAAGTCGGGGATCAACCGAGCTTGAAACTTATTCATCCAAGACGGGGAAGTGGGGCGAGTGCCAACCACTGTGGGACAACGATTCCGTTCGAATTCTCCGCTCACCGGGGGTCTACCATGAAGGAATTATTTACAAGTTAGCTTATACTCACAACCTTCTCATGGCAGTTTATCTTGAGAGAGAGGTTCATCGGAGGATCGAGCTACCAAGTTCCACGGACCACGGACACATGAGGTTTTCCCTTCAGAACCGATGTATTGGGCTCTCTGGGGGTTACCTGCATTATGCCCATAAAGGTAAAACTGAACTGCAAATTTGGGTTCTCAAGGATTTAGATAATAACCAATGGATTTTGAAGCATCGTGCTGATATCAAAACCATAGTTGAGATGAATCAAGGTGAGATGGCTCTGCATCAGTTATCCCCGTTTTCCATTGGCTACTTTGATATATCGGCATTCCATCCGGATGGAAATATTGTCTATCTACAAGTTCTTCGTAAACTCTTCGCCTACAACTGGAACAATGCTCGCTTGGAAGAGGTTTGTGCCTTCGGTCATGGCCGCCTTCTAGGTCTTTTTGTCTATACGCCTTGCTTTTCGGATTGCTTCAGAAATGATGGTATTTAA